A window of Plasmodium brasilianum strain Bolivian I chromosome 8, whole genome shotgun sequence contains these coding sequences:
- a CDS encoding fam-m protein, whose protein sequence is MEQKIKPSSLIKISAFIFLTWISHINDDIITYNKLSNESYSISKKIGLLSYRLLAKYKQHKNSYYTELRDDIPNNRDCKIKDISNYEKGAKKKNRQSIQSSLNKAQYYTEVMDYNNGMFDGKHFHFEKKLIKKKHYDDFLEKNRRICNMALKKIKFRSYGFGVTTFFLFFVLGIGIPILKGLESVKDLLKVKPIDQVCNLIKKIPGLTNLEDKYIYLIFFGVLIIILTIILLIAIPKILSNNEKYKKIKLISQLNE, encoded by the exons atggaacaaaaaattaaaccaAGCTCacttattaaaatttctgcgttcatttttttaacttgGATATCTCATATTAACGATGATata atcaCGTATAACAAACTCTCGAATGAAAGCTATAGcattagtaaaaaaataggTTTACTAAGTTATCGTTTACTAGCAAAATACAAACAACATAAGAATTCATATTATACAGAACTAAGAGATGATATACCAAACAATAGAGATTGCaaaattaaagatatatcCAATTACGAAAAGGgagccaaaaaaaaaaacagacaATCTATTCAAAGCTCATTAAACAAGGCACAATACTACACAGAAGTTAtggattataataatggGATGTTTGATGGTaaacatttccattttgaaaaaaaattgatcaaaaaaaaacattatgaCGATTTCTTGGAAAAGAATAGGAGAATTTGTAACAtggctttaaaaaaaataaaatttagaagtTATGGATTTGGAGTTACtacatttttcctttttttcgtGTTAGGAATAGGAATACCCATATTAAAAGGTCTAGAATCAGTAAAGGATCTTTTAAAGGTAAAACCAATTGATCAAGTTTGTAAtcttataaagaaaataccTGGTCTAACAAACTTagaagataaatatatttatttaatattttttggcgtgcttattattatattaacaatCATACTTCTAATAGCGATTCCTAAAATATTAAGCAATAatgagaaatataaaaaaattaagttgatATCtcaatt